A window of Rhododendron vialii isolate Sample 1 chromosome 11a, ASM3025357v1 contains these coding sequences:
- the LOC131306307 gene encoding signal recognition particle 43 kDa protein, chloroplastic, producing MDALYVNPSLSRLKLSPKLYPLPTPPLPLSTHQSLRLHRHSTDVFTLRSSAVENQQTQPTYQDYDQDETYGEVNKIIGSRALQNGTGMEYLIEWKDDHAPTWVPSNYIAADVVAEYETPWWTAAKKADDSALNQLIATADGKDVDAVDEAGRTALLFVSGLGSEPCVKALAGAGADINHRENSAGLTALHIAAGYVKPGVAKLLIELGADPEAEDDRGRTPLDLAREVLKATPMGNPMQFARRLGLENVIKVLEEAIFEYAEVQEILEKRGKGDKVEYLVKWKDGGDNEWVKAVAIGEDMVKDFEAGLEYAVAECVVGRREGEEGQGKWEYLVKWTDIEEATWEPEENVDPDLIKAFEESHNSTKQKDEVGGPVK from the coding sequence ATGGACGCCCTCTACGTTAACCCATCCCTCTCCCGCCTCAAACTCTCTCCCAAACTCTATCCCCTCCCCACTCCCCCGCTTCCACTCTCCACCCACCAATCCCTCCGCCTCCACCGCCACTCCACTGACGTCTTCACCCTTAGATCCTCCGCAGTCGAAAACCAGCAAACACAACCCACATACCAAGACTACGACCAAGACGAGACATACGGCGAAGTCAACAAAATCATCGGCAGCAGAGCACTCCAAAACGGGACCGGCATGGAGTACCTAATCGAGTGGAAAGACGATCACGCCCCTACCTGGGTCCCATCCAACTACATCGCAGCCGATGTCGTCGCCGAATACGAGACCCCCTGGTGGACCGCCGCCAAGAAAGCCGACGACTCCGCCTTGAACCAGCTCATCGCCACCGCCGACGGCAAAGACGTAGACGCCGTCGACGAAGCCGGCCGCACCGCCCTCCTCTTCGTCTCTGGCCTCGGCTCCGAGCCCTGCGTCAAAGCCCTGGCCGGAGCAGGCGCCGACATCAACCACCGAGAAAACAGCGCCGGCTTGACGGCTCTCCACATTGCAGCCGGCTACGTGAAACCGGGTGTGGCCAAGCTGTTAATTGAGCTGGGCGCGGACCCCGAGGCGGAAGACGACAGAGGACGGACGCCGTTGGATTTGGCCAGAGAGGTTCTGAAGGCGACCCCGATGGGGAATCCGATGCAATTCGCGAGAAGATTAGGGCTGGAGAATGTAATAAAGGTTTTGGAGGAGGCAATATTCGAGTACGCGGAGGTGCAAGAGATATTGGAGAAGAGAGGGAAAGGGGACAAGGTTGAGTACTTGGTGAAGTGGAAGGACGGTGGAGATAACGAGTGGGTGAAGGCGGTAGCGATCGGGGAGGATATGGTGAAGGATTTCGAGGCGGGGCTGGAATACGCTGTGGCGGAGTGCGTGGTGGGGAGGAGGGAAGGGGAGGAGGGACAAGGGAAGTGGGAGTATCTGGTGAAATGGACGGACATAGAGGAGGCCACGTGGGAGCCTGAGGAGAACGTTGATCCTGATCTCATCAAGGCGTTTGAGGAGAGCCATAACAGTACCAAGCAGAAGGATGAGGTTGGGGGCCCAGTTAAGTAG